The genomic interval ATAAGCACATCTAATAACCTGCTATGAAAGGAAAAAACAGTTTTCTACTTAATTTATAGCTGTAAACAATTATTTAGAACAACCATAAGCAATGGTAAAACTAATGGTACCACTTTTCAACGGTTATTCTACATAAAACTTTTCAATGGTAAAATATTTCTCCACTAAACTAAATCCAATTACTCAAAATAGAATGTGAAATTTTGAGGGTTCTGTAAATATCTTCTAAGCAATCTGCAGTTTCAAAAATGGCCAGCAGTTGGTATATTGCAAGGAAAATAAAGTTATACCCACCTGCTATTTTAGTgtcttttatttgttatttgtaattatttagGATTCTAagctaataattttttttaaagagcaaCAGCGCTACGTGTCAACTACGATCAACAATCTGGGATGGAAAAATGTCTGGATCCTTGTTAGGCCTCCATAGCTGCAACTTAACGTTTATACCAGCTCCAACATTCACCCCAGGAGTGATGGATTGTTTGGGCTATAATCATGTAAGCAAATTCTTTAGTCATAATGCACCATGGCGAATGTTAAGTCAAACTATTCTTTTAAATGTTTGAGAGAATATTTGCCATTAGTGTAATTGGTTGTGGTATTGGAGAAGAATGGAAACGTTGAAACGACAGCTGGATGAATGGTTTTTTGCGGATTTGATTTGATGTTCCAAGTTCGAACGTGTGAGGTTCCGTGGATTTTGAATCtattatcatatattaaaacaaactcAGAACTCAATTGATTGACATATCACATACTTATATGTCACATCATAACATTTGTTCCACATCACTTATATTCTTATTTGGCACTCTTCAAATTCTTCTACAATTCATCTTACaccttttatttcttttatttcttaatttagTTTTTGCATCTCACACATCATCATGTACATATGTTGAGAACCCACACAAGAAATTTCtacttcaaaataattttactatcaAAGCTtctcatgaaaataattttacgaTCTTCTCATTTCAATCAACTTTCGATGCTCCTCCATTTCTAACTTTGTATATTCAGATTAATTGATAACAAAATACATCATATTTTATGTTATCTCAAAAATCATTTCGATTCATTCTTAAACTTTGGTGGAGATCACATTTTAGAGACAAAGTTGTGATTTACACAACATTAAATCTTTCATGGTTTCTCAATTCTCACCCAAATATCAATGACAAATGTGAGATTGTTTAACCTCTTGCTAACTTTCTCGGCTAGGTCAAAtcaggtcattttctttctctacTTAAATTTTATCcatcttctatttttcctttttttttattcatgcAGTTCTAATTTAATATGATTTCTCAATTTTCACCTCAAATATCAATGGGAAATGTGAGATTATATAACATTTTCAACGACTTTATAAAATGGGTAAAAGGTTAtccttaggtcattttctttctccatttaattttactcattttctttttctatttttttattatctatgTCTTTCAGatctattttaatatgaaaaatacatttttttggatataaattatttatttttctttaactaaGAGTCCGTTGAATACTTTTGAATTcttaaacaacaaaatgacattttcaattcctttatttttttttagaattttaattcaactatatataatagataactAGATATAAACAAGTATTATGATTCACTTTAgccaaaaaattatattgtcaaATAGCATAGCAAATTAGTTTTGGTACCCGTTCAACCATAAAacactaataataaaaatattgtcaagcaagatcacactcttatcaagtacattaataaaaatttcttttttttttcctctctttCTTAAGCAcacttttatttcaaaacatcacatttataaaattaattgatacttatatttaataataaggaaaaattaatattttaaaattaatattaattttgcacaaatAATTATAGGTAATCGTTTTTTTTACGGATATTGTAGGATGTTAATACCTTCCCTNNNNNNNNNNNNNNNNNNNNNNNNNNNNNNNNNNNNNNNNNNNNNNNNGCACATAATCGACTCCAGAACACTAAACttggtttcaaataccatttttttaaGAGTTTCCCAACATTTTTTCCcccttttttaaataaactttcctggcgactccattgaattccagaaacactcgaaattttaggccgcgacaatattgcaaatagtaaataatttatttatctattggAGCAAGTAATTAATATGTATTTGGTCGtggcgtttttttttttttttgggactATTAGAGACGAGGGTCGACGAAGAGGCAACAAGTTAGCACATCGGATTTGTATGGAGAAATCTTCAATTAAGGTAAGGGTGAGAGGAGGTtcaattttatgagtataaaataacatgGTATGGACGGAAATGTCATAATTCCCAGAGATTCACCCGATGCTTAATACATACGGCAAACcttattgagtaataataattaatttaacaacatataaatggtaatagtgaggactaacatataatttagaaacctatagaattgctgtgaattaatttatattaatattgcgtgttatttgattttatgaaaccttatattaattgttattgtatgaatgatgtGTATTTTGAGTGCTCTTATCTACTCgattgaaattgtgatattaccTATATTAGTTGCAGCATTGAAAAGTGGAGATGCAAAGAAGTCTGAAACATTGGAAAGTGAGGAAGCAAAGAAGAATGCTGAAACATTGATAAGTGAAACACCAATATTGACTGCAGCAAGATATGGCATAGTTGAAATGGTGAATATGCTTGTAAAAGAAATTCCAAGTTCCACCTATGAAACTAActtggaaaataaaaatatattattagtggCGGTTGAGAACAAAAGGACAATTGTTGTTGAGTCATTAAAGAAATGGTTTGAAGAGcgcaatgaaaaaaatatatttgataaccTAATCCAAGATGTAGATAATGAAGATAACATAGTGTTACATTTGGCAGCTACACTAAGTAATGAAGATTGGTACATATCTGGAGCTGCCTTGCAAATGATGTGGCATGTCAAATGGTTTcaggtattttattttttattttttttatataagcatAAGTATAACTCCAACTTGACCATGTTAAGATTGATTTATCAAGTACTTATTTAGTATTATCTTCTTTCACATTTTTAATTTGGATTAACGCATCTTTAAAAAATCGATTAGTAACGTCAGAGGTGTGTCTTATcttataatgtattttaaagtCTCGTCTCTTTTGAATACAAGATTTATATTTCTTCTGATACACTCCAACACCTCTAGCACTCTAGATTTGGTGTGTAGATAACATGGTGAATGACTCGATAATTTAGCTTGATACCATTTTACACTTATAATTGGACTTAACCtatgttttaaaaatcaacttAGAGAGATGACCCTtcttttataaaccattttcaTGTTATTTCTCTTTTCAATGCATGACTTTAGTCATTCCTACTATCTTTTAGTATAAACACCTGTTAAAGTGTATATAAAAGattatgaaaatagtttatgacATATAGTGTTTTGACAAGTCTAACTTTGAAAGTTGAAATGATTGTCATCGATAGAATATCTCTTGATAATTTGATAtacttttacttttactttCTAACTACTTGCATCATGAAGCAATATGTGAAAGGACTAGTCCCAGATCATTTTACAGTTAGAACCAACAATATGGACAAAACTGCAGGAAACATATTCAAGAAATCACATAAACAACTAGTACGAGATGGTAGTGCATGGCTAAAGGACACATTAGAATCTTGCTCTGTAGTTGCAGCACTCCTTGCGGGTGTTTCCTTTGCTACATCAAGCACTGTACCAGGTGGCAACAAAAGTGAAACAGGTGAACCTGCATTGGAAGGAAAGCCTGCATTTGATGCATTTGCTTCGTCATCAGTAATTGGCCTTTGCTTCTCTATCATTTCACTCATAATGTTCCTTTCGATACTCACTTCTCGAAAAGAAGCCAAAGATTTCAGAATTGATTTGCCTAGGAAACTTCTTTGAGGATTGAGTTCCCTTTTCTTGTCCATAGTTGCAATGTTCGCTACTTTCTGCTCTGGCAATTTCTTTTTGATTGACCAAAAATACAAGCACATTGTGCTCCCCATTTATACATTCACTTGCTTCCCTGTGACTTTGTATGTAGTACTCTACATTGATCTTCTTAGAGGTATTCTAACCAAAATTCCAATGAAACCTGATAAGGGTGAAGACTTATAAATGTGTATAATGAATTGAAAATGTGTTTAatttacacaaataataactagAGTGAATTGAGTACTACTACCTATACTTGtagaaatttatatatttctgTCTCATGTTGGATTGTGCTTATTTAAGTAAGATTCTAATATCATGTGCTCTATCAATGCTTAAAGCTAATAGATTATTTAGTCATTTACATCCTTTATTGTCACTTTTCTACATGCCTAATTGATAATTAGCAACTACTTAATTTTGACTGGTTAGTTACTATTAAGTGGCTTTATTGCACCACATCATATTTAAGCAACCCACATTTTCATACTTTTGCCCTAAATGATAGTTGATTGTaacataaaaatctatttttaatttcaatgcATTCATTCTTTAAAGAAATCAACCTGCAACCTAGATGAGTTCAAACTTCAAATGGGAGAAAATGTAACGAAACAATTGCTTATTTAATAGAATTTTAAGAACCCAATAAGTAAGTTACATCATAAGTCTCTTAGATTTCTCAAGAACAAAAGGGTGAAAAAGTAGTTATCGTAGGTTTTGCAGTCTTTTCTTTAATGGAAAAGTAAAGTTGGTGAGTCAAGTTGagcataaaaaacaaaatgaacaaGAACATTAAGTAGCAAGAATATtgagaatttaaaatttaaaatagggtGGCTAAGTTTACATATCAAAGTCAAATTTTAACAATAGTATAGATAAAATAAGGTATAGCAAACTCCTTTTTTGAAGTTCATCAATtgtatatagaaaataaaaataaaaataaaataaaaaaaataaaaaggaaacaaaaaataGATTGTTGTGCACAATTTCATGTAGACCAAAGccaaaattgatatatatttatccATGAAGCAAATTACATAGTTTTGTTAAGAGGCAAGGTTGGGGCCCAGGTGGACACGGGCTAAGCCATCAGAGTATCTCCACTGGTAACAGGCTGAGCATTTGCCCCAACTTCATATTGTTTTCTAACTTACATAATTTACAAGACCAAGTGTTGTGCTTGGTAGTAACATCTTTTGATTGTTGTGAGCAACACAATTCACATATAGGCGCTAATGAGTGCATTAATCCAGCACCATTCGCATGCATTAGAAAATGTTACAAGACCATAGGTAatgttaattatattctttagaAGGAATAAAAGTCACATCACTATTTCAAGAACACAATAATAAACCTCAACTTAATGTACTTTGTAACAACACAAAAatgaatatgaaaaaaaaaattatgagatgaATGATAGATGTATAgttaaatacttattttatttaacaaagtGCACGTGAGACACTCCCACATTGCAGGTTCTTCATAATGAAGCATTCTATTAACAACATATAGTGACCTAGATGAACATGATAAATTTGAAGAACTAGATCCTAATTGATAATTTGTTTGAGAACGTGAAACACTTTCTAATCCAAAACTTCTTCGTTAGGTGAATACCTGTCACACATATCCCATAGCTCAGATATAAACACGTATGTAAGATGACCGACTTCAAGCACAATCAACTTTAAATTGGAATCACAGCACAAAACACATAGCACTTGATTTCAAAATAGCATGTATTCAAGCAGAAATatacataatagaaatttaagtaattaataaaatttaataattagaaaaccaacaattaacataattaatagtatataataggaatttaagtaattagaaaaatttaataatttattttataaatgttgtttacttctataaataacttatttatttaaataacttattttgtcgaaaataaaactaacacaaaatataacttctataaagtctaatttaattaaataatttaactaatatttttatcaactaaaataaatcaagcaagacaagaatatcaCTGCAGGTCACGCATAACAAAATAACACAAACATAcctaacacatcaattttatgattatcgaaactaatcaaataaataaaatacacaataGTCCATTCAAAAAATAGTCACATCATAAATCGTCCCCATGTGATTATCAcgcaaaataattaaataaaaataacggCTATAACTATTCAGATAAATTGAgggtgataaaatttaatttaatttatttacacatagaataattattaattaaataataaatcatgacaattactaaaaagacacatatataatatttatgaaaatattggggtgttacagattCAAACCCTAATAATTCTCCATACCCTGAAAATTCAACAATCTTCGTCCTCAACCCTAAACTCAACAATCTTTATTGACATCTCTAATCATAATGGTGGTTATTGGATCTACAATAAACTATGTAGAGGGATGTCAGTAGTGTATATATGATTTATCTCTCCTGCATAATAGGAGTTGTGTATTAAGATAGAGTGATATGTTAAATGTGCATggccaaacaaaaatggaccaatataaGTTATTGGATACATTAAGGGAATTGAGAAACGAATTATCGAAAAACTTGTGAAATATTTGCAGTTCTAGCTTCTATATcggaaaatttattaaaaaaattccgGTAGTTTTATGAAGAATTTTATATGTTTCTCAGTAACTTTTGTGGCAAggaacataaattaaatttttcaaaaaacctTTGCGAATTGCAATTgagtttataaaataataaaagtaaaaaacggttaaaactaatatttaaaaaaattgtggagGTAAACATATAACCTTGAAAATACAaggtaaaattttctaaaactaATAATATGTTATATGTCATTTGAACTTTTCTTAATAAATACGAAAAGAAATCAACTTCGCATCTTTTAAAAGGTAAAGgagttatatataaaagtaaaataaaaaacccaaatattatattaaaataagattaaaaaaaatgtgacttttacaaataaatcactcatattgaagaagaaaagaagTAATTGATATTTAAACCAATACggaaaaatgtaaaaatgtgaTAAACAAATAATGATAGAtacaaaaagagaaaatatataatagGATTTGTTATTAGGCGATTCCTTCGACACGATAGAAACTCAGCTTTCTATTGTGAATTGCGATTCCTTCGATCCTTTTTGTACAATGTCCATGGATGCACTTTTGCTCGGTGTCTGAAAAAGTTTAATGATAAGATTAAGGTTCTAAACTACTTACTTAACTACTAATATACATAATAGTTCATTTATTCATCAACTTCATTAATCTTTCTCTCTTATTTAGGTTCAAATTTTGTGTTTGATGAACTTGTCAAGGCAAGCTGTTGTTGAATTCCTTTGGTTACTTATTACATTACCTTTAAAGCAAAATATGTTGCACATCCTCATCCTTCCGACAACCCTGCTACAACTTTCCAGGCCCACGTATGCAACAAGCTGTCTAGAAAGAATTCGTATGTGGTCAAGTCGTGTTCCATTAAAACCTAACACATGCACCATGGTAATAATGTTGCATTATTATtatgtatgtttaattttttagtatattCAATTTAGATTTTGTGCAATGTGATTGTATGCTATGGTGGTCtatatttctttgatttttttaaatctatataATACCAAGTTTGAAATATCAACTGTTTGACCTTGATTAGATGGTTCAGATGTGTCTGTGTGAATGAAGTCATAGGGTTGTGACTGCACACAACCACATACATTCTATTAGAGGATAATCAGCTTTCTTAAAGacttaattttcttttcaaaaagaaaagtctAGAGACTTAAAATTGATAACAATTTACAGTTATTTTGAACTAGTATTTGATTACTATTTTCTAAAGTTGTGTTGCCTAGGGTTTTAACTTGCAAACATTTGTTTGAAGTTTGGGATAAAATCCTTGAAAGTTCCCTTGGTGCTAAGGGGTCTTTACtgcttcaagaatatccatcaCCTTTTGGGAACCTCAAGTAACTCTATCAAGTCTATATCTCACATACCAAGTTCAAGTGTGCATTATGTTGTTAACTTTGTTGTCTCTTCCAATGTAACATCTCATTCACATAATGTACTTTCGGTATTATAGGTTAGGTCATCCACATCATAGTACCTTTAAAAGTGTGCTTAAGTTTCGGAATATTAATCTACCACATAAGATAGTTGTTGATTTTTGCAATTCTTATTATTTGGACAAGTCTCGTCGCTTGTATGCTCACCCTATCTGATTGTATACTCAACACGTTTTTAAGTAATACATACTGACTTGTGGGGTCCCTCATCTTCCACTTCTAGTGGTGGCTATTTCTATTACATTTTCTTTGTGGACGCCTTTGCAAAATAAACTTGGATTTACTTTCTTAAAAACAATTTCGAAGCCATAAGTGCATTCAAGCTATTTCATGCTCTCATTCAAACTCGATTTAATACACAAATAAAAGTTGTTCAATCTGATTTTGGGGGTGAATATAAATCTTTACTTAATTGGGTATGTCAAAGAGACTCACGTGCCCTCACACCTCTCATCAAAATAGTAAGTACTGTTGAATGTAAACATTGACATATAGTAGAAATGATAGTTACATTACTGGCTCATGCTTCCTTACCTATTCCTTGTTGGGATAATGCTTTTACCACTACAATTGATCTCATTAACCAATAATTATCGTCCTCTACACTCACCGATTTCTCATCCCCTATCATgctttgtttaaatttattctTGACAACAAGGACATTAAATTTCTGTACTTTTTAATGAACACTTTTTTTCcatttatgatattatttccTTACCCAAATCTTCCAAGTTGATGGTGACAAGTCCAACACTATAACCCAAATCTTTCTGTGTTTTCCACTAACCCTCTAGGCCCTACATCCACTCTTCGTTTATAACTTGGGTGATGTCACCTTGAATGCATTGGTATATGTCTTCACCTCTTGAAAGCCATTGGAGAGCTGTCAAGTTCATACTAAGGTATCTCAGGTTGACTGTTAGTTATCATTTTGTTAGACAGTTAGTGCCAACGTGGCAGTTTGTTATCTCCTCGTATCCTAGTATATAGTCTTGTTCAAAGAGATAGATGATCAAACATTTTTTCATTGTAACTACTATGATCAAATGAATAACGATTCTCTGCATTTTCCTTAGAACATCCATTAATCAACGGAAATAATTAGGACTATTTGTTAtagatttaaaaagaaaaagtgattttaatattctataatttaaagattattaaaataattaaaaattgttttattttagtccgTCATagtgaaaactatttttttataaataaaatcatttataaaaaataatttttttgaagctgctatatctcaaaaaatcaatttttagattgtttttagttttatttctttaaaaaactacaataaacagatataaacttttaaaagtaatattttcttgaaaaaaaataaactgtAATAAATATACTTTAAACTCCCTACAAAAATAGTTTCTTAAGCCCAAACCTTCCCCtgaccaaaaaagaaaaaattgacccATCATTTAATATGAAGAAAGTTTCAATTCACAAAGGTACGTGcatttttaaaatcaacttAAAAGATGTGGCTTCTTGCATCATAAATTTAAAGTCAAATAACTCTGGATTTCTTGcatcatttaatattattctttatttgataaatttgatgttgttggagataaaaatatgagtttatttgaatatttgagttatgcatttaatgaaatttgcattatatagaagataattattaattttatgggttttgtttgaaaattttgatgattttttgtaaaaaaaaaaataatattgttgaatttttaaaacataaaagatcaaattgtcatttaaaattaaaataaaagaccgaatcgagaagaaaaaaaagataaagtactcaaacgttaactgaaattaagttaagcaATCGCGAGTGTTATTTAACCAATATTTATATATGGAAGATTTCAACATTAAAATTAATGGGATTCCATAACTTAAAATTATGccaatgtattttattaaaatactaatactcctatttttaacaaatttgaataataataaaacacattCTACCCACACTAGTGAGCTTCATAGATTGTATTTTGATGATATTTCTGAAACTTACATGCTAAGGAATGTCCTTCTAAttgtttggttttttattttaattaagccTTTGCCCTTTTGTTTTACCTAAAAAAAGCACATCCTACCTACACTAATTAAAAGACATTATATTTGTCACTCATTTGCACTTTTACCACTACTAGACTTAGAGAAAAATGTTAAACTAACAaagtataaaaaacaattagtaAAATCAACAAAGTTTTCTTGGTGTGAACAATTGTTTTTTTCAAGAAGGTATGAACAATTGTTAAAAATGGTTGATTAACATCTTGGAATCAATGTTATATAGCTGCAATGTTAGATAAAtgaatataaataattcatgattAATAATTGAGGTGTGTCACAACTCACAAATTCAAATGAGAATAGAtggacttttttttaataaaagagaatatcgaaattaaaatattaatacatacaACAAACTTATAAGTACATACCATTAAAGTTATTTTGATATACATAAAAggatattttagtatatatcatatattaattttaatatatatataattttgtcaaaaaatattaattttcaatatatcaattatacattttttaaataaacattttaatagtGCAAAGCATAAGTGTCTTTGTCTCTTGGAGGTCATGTACATCCTATGCATTCACTTGCCATCTCAATCTTGGTTGTGTTCACTTGACATCTCAATCTCGGTTGTGGGATTGaaaatca from Cicer arietinum cultivar CDC Frontier isolate Library 1 chromosome 5, Cicar.CDCFrontier_v2.0, whole genome shotgun sequence carries:
- the LOC140920513 gene encoding uncharacterized protein encodes the protein MCILSALIYSIEIVILPILVAALKSGDAKKSETLESEEAKKNAETLISETPILTAARYGIVEMVNMLVKEIPSSTYETNLENKNILLVAVENKRTIVVESLKKWFEERNEKNIFDNLIQDVDNEDNIVLHLAATLSNEDWYISGAALQMMWHVKWFQQYVKGLVPDHFTVRTNNMDKTAGNIFKKSHKQLVRDGSAWLKDTLESCSVVAALLAGVSFATSSTVPGGNKSETGEPALEGKPAFDAFASSSVIGLCFSIISLIMFLSILTSRKEAKDFRIDLPRKLL